Proteins from one Hirundo rustica isolate bHirRus1 chromosome 30, bHirRus1.pri.v3, whole genome shotgun sequence genomic window:
- the LMBR1L gene encoding protein LMBR1L: MAPVEQDALAVREQLFHERVRECIICALLFASLYILCHFIITHFKKHTDFTAVHDDEDAAVNKIALELCTFTLAVALGAVLLLPFSIISNEVLLSFPQNYYIQWLNGSLIHGLWNLVFLFSNMSLVFLMPFAYFFTESEGFAGSKKGIMARVYETSVVLLLLTLLVLGMVWVASAIVGDDAASRQSLYDLWEYYLPYLYSCISLFGVLLLLLCTPFGLSTMFTVTGKLLVKPRLLEDLDEQLSCTRFEEAAVSRRIRSGKASCWLNLDMEMLQEQFLAIRSKRRKLELRHRASPWQRNLGYPLAMLGLLALTGISVLIVCFHVLELLLDDAAMPRGIQDASLGQVSFSIFGSFGAALQVVLIFYLMVSSVVGFYSSPLFTRLLPERQDTPLTKIIGNCVSLLVLSSALPVFSRTLGITRFDLLGDFGRFNWLGNFYIVFLYNMGFAGLTTLCLVKRVSWAVQAELIRAFGLHKLPLPVTRCRTRSKPS, translated from the exons ATGGCCCCTGTGGAGCAGGACGCGCTGGCCGTGCGGGAGCAGCTCTTCCACGAGAGGGTCCGCGAGTGCATT ATCTGTGCCCTGCTCTTTGCCAGCCTCTACATCCTCTGCCACTTCATCATAACCCACTTCAAGAAGCACACGGATTTCACAGCAG TTCACGATGACGAGGATGCTGCTGTCAACAAGATTGC GTTGGAGCTCTGTACCTTCaccctggctgtggcactgggtgccgtcctcctcctgcccttctcCATCATCAGCAACGAGGTgctgctctccttcccccagaacTACTACATCCAGTGGCTGAACGGGTCCCTCATCCATG gccTCTGGAATTTGGTCTTCCTCTTCTCCAACATGTCCCTGGTCTTCCTCATGCCCTTTGCTTACTTCTTCACCGAGTCAGAGGGGTTCGCAGGGTCCAAGAAG ggcatCATGGCCAGGGTGTACGAGACGTcggtggtgctgctgctgctgacgctgctggtgctgggcatGGTCTGGGTGGCCTCTGCCATCGTGGGCGACGACGCCGCCAGCCGCCAGTCGCTCTAcg atCTCTGGGAGTATTACCTGCCCTACCTCTACTCCTGCATCTCGCTTTTCGgcgtcctgctgctgctgt TGTGCACCCCCTTCGGCCTCTCCACCATGTTCACCGTCactgggaagctgctggtgaAACCCCGG ctgctggaagaCCTGGatgagcagctgagctgcacaaGGTTTGAGGAAGCCGCTGTGTCCCGCAGGATCCGCTCTG GCAAAGCTTCCTGCTGGCTGAATCTGGACAtggagatgctgcaggagcaatTCTTGGCCATCCGGAGCAAGAGGAGGAAGCTGG AGCTGCGGCACCGAGCATCGCCCTGGCAGAGGAACCTGGGCTACCCCCTGGCCATGCTGGGCCTGCTGGCGCTGACG GGCATCTCTGTGCTCATTGTCTGCTTCCAcgtcctggagctgctgctggatgatGCCGCGATGCCACGGGGCATCCAG gACGCGTCCCTGGGCCAGGTTTCCTTCTCCATCTTCGGTTCCTTCGGAGCTGCGCTGCAGGTTGTCCTCATCTT CTACCTGATGGTCTCCTCTGTCGTGGGCTTCTACAGCTCCCCTCTGTTCACTCGCCTGCTGCCCGAGCGGCAGGACACCCCCCTGACcaag ATCATCGGGAACTGCGTCTCCTTGCTggtgctcagctcagctctgcccgtCTTCTCCAGGACGCTGG GGATCACCCGTTTTGACCTCCTGGGGGATTTCGGCCGCTTCAACTGGTTGGGGAACTTCTACATCGTCTTCCTCTACAACATGGGCTTTGCGGGGCTCACCACGCTGTGCCTGGTGAAAAGGGTGTCCTGGGCGGTGCAGGCCGAGCTCATCCGTGCCTTTG GTCTGCACAAGCTGCCGCTGCCTGTGACGCGCTGCCGGACCCGCAGCAAGCCCAGCTGA
- the LOC120764463 gene encoding tubulin alpha-1B chain, with protein sequence MRECISIHVGQAGVQIGNACWELYCLEHGIQPDGQMPSDKTIGGGDDSFNTFFSETGAGKHVPRAVFVDLEPTVIDEVRTGTYRQLFHPEQLITGKEDAANNYARGHYTIGKEIIDLVLDRIRKLADQCTGLQGFLVFHSFGGGTGSGFTSLLMERLSVDYGKKSKLEFSIYPAPQVSTAVVEPYNSILTTHTTLEHSDCAFMVDNEAIYDICRRNLDIERPTYTNLNRLISQIVSSITASLRFDGALNVDLTEFQTNLVPYPRIHFPLATYAPVISAEKAYHEQLSVAEITNACFEPANQMVKCDPRHGKYMACCLLYRGDVVPKDVNAAIATIKTKRSIQFVDWCPTGFKVGINYQPPTVVPGGDLAKVQRAVCMLSNTTAIAEAWARLDHKFDLMYAKRAFVHWYVGEGMEEGEFSEAREDMAALEKDYEEVGVDSVEGEGEEEGEEY encoded by the exons ATG CGCGAGTGCATCTCCATCCACGTGGGCCAAGCGGGCGTGCAGATCGGCAATGCGTGCTGGGAGCTGTACTGCCTGGAGCACGGCATCCAGCCCGACGGGCAGATGCCCAGCGACAAGACCATCGGCGGCGGGGACGACTCCTTCAACACCTTCTTCAGCGAGACGGGCGCCGGCAAGCACGTGCCCCGGGCCGTGTTCGTGGACCTGGAGCCCACGGTGATCG ACGAGGTGCGCACCGGGACGTACCGGCAGCTCTTCCACCCCGAGCAGCTGATCACGGGCAAGGAGGATGCGGCCAACAACTACGCCCGCGGGCACTACACCATCGGGAAGGAGATCATCGACCTGGTCCTCGATCGCATCCGCAAGCTG GCTGACCAGtgcacagggctgcagggcttCCTGGTGTTCCACAGCTTTGGCGGTGGCACGGGCTCCGGCTTCACCTCCCTGCTGATGGAGCGGCTCTCTGTCGACTACGGCAAGAAGTCCAAGCTGGAGTTCTCCATCTACCCGGCCCCGCAGGTGTCCACGGCCGTGGTGGAGCCCTACAACTCCATCCTCACCACCCACACCACCCTGGAGCACTCCGACTGCGCCTTCATGGTGGACAACGAGGCCATCTACGACATCTGCCGCCGCAACCTGGACATCGAGCGCCCCACCTACACCAACCTGAACCGCCTCATCAGCCAGATCGTGTCGTCCATCACGGCCTCGCTGCGCTTCGACGGAGCCCTGAACGTCGACCTGACGGAATTCCAGACCAACCTGGTGCCGTACCCCCGCATCCACTTCCCGCTGGCCACCTACGCCCCGGTCATCTCCGCTGAGAAGGCGTATCACGAGCAGCTCTCGGTGGCCGAGATCACCAACGCCTGCTTCGAGCCGGCCAACCAGATGGTGAAGTGCGACCCGCGGCACGGCAAGTACATGGCGTGCTGCCTGCTGTACCGCGGCGACGTGGTGCCCAAGGACGTCAACGCCGCCATCGCCACCATCAAGACCAAGCGTAGCATCCAGTTCGTGGACTGGTGCCCCACCGGTTTCAAGGTGGGCATCAACTACCAGCCGCCCACGGTGGTGCCCGGCGGCGACCTGGCCAAGGTGCAGCGCGCCGTGTGCATGCTGAGCAACACCACGGCCATCGCCGAGGCCTGGGCCCGCCTGGACCACAAGTTTGACCTGATGTACGCCAAGAGAGCGTTCGTGCACTGGTACGTGGGCGAGGGCATGGAGGAGGGGGAGTTCTCGGAGGCCCGTGAGGATATGGCTGCCCTGGAGAAGGATTATGAGGAGGTGGGGGTGGATTCTgtggaaggagagggagaggaggaaggcgAGGAGTACTAA
- the TUBA1A gene encoding tubulin alpha-1A chain produces MRECISIHVGQAGVQIGNACWELYCLEHGIQPDGQMPSDKTIGGGDDSFNTFFSETGAGKHVPRAVFVDLEPTVIDEVRTGTYRQLFHPEQLITGKEDAANNYARGHYTIGKEIIDLVLDRIRKLADQCTGLQGFLVFHSFGGGTGSGFTSLLMERLSVDYGKKSKLEFSIYPAPQVSTAVVEPYNSILTTHTTLEHSDCAFMVDNEAIYDICRRNLDIERPTYTNLNRLIGQIVSSITASLRFDGALNVDLTEFQTNLVPYPRIHFPLATYAPVISAEKAYHEQLSVAEITNACFEPANQMVKCDPRHGKYMACCLLYRGDVVPKDVNAAIATIKTKRTIQFVDWCPTGFKVGINYQPPTVVPGGDLAKVQRAVCMLSNTTAIAEAWARLDHKFDLMYAKRAFVHWYVGEGMEEGEFSEAREDMAALEKDYEEVGVDSVEGEGEEEGEEY; encoded by the exons ATG CGCGAGTGCATCTCCATCCACGTGGGCCAAGCGGGCGTGCAGATCGGCAATGCGTGCTGGGAGCTGTACTGCCTGGAGCACGGCATCCAGCCCGACGGGCAGATGCCCAGCGACAAGACCATCGGCGGCGGGGACGACTCCTTCAACACCTTCTTCAGCGAGACGGGCGCCGGCAAGCACGTGCCCCGGGCCGTGTTCGTGGACCTGGAGCCCACGGTGATCG ACGAGGTGCGCACCGGGACGTACCGGCAGCTCTTCCACCCCGAGCAGCTGATCACGGGCAAGGAGGATGCGGCCAACAACTACGCCCGCGGGCACTACACCATCGGGAAGGAGATCATCGACCTGGTCCTCGATCGCATCCGCAAGCTG GCTGACCAGtgcacagggctgcagggcttCCTGGTGTTCCACAGCTTTGGCGGTGGCACCGGCTCCGGCTTCACCTCCCTGCTGATGGAGCGGCTCTCTGTCGACTACGGCAAGAAGTCCAAGCTGGAGTTCTCCATCTACCCGGCCCCGCAGGTGTCCACGGCCGTGGTGGAGCCCTACAACTCCATCCTCACCACCCACACCACCCTGGAGCACTCCGACTGCGCCTTCATGGTGGACAACGAGGCCATCTACGACATCTGCCGCCGCAACCTGGACATCGAGCGCCCCACCTACACCAACCTCAACAGGTTGATAGGCCAGATCGTGTCGTCCATCACGGCCTCGCTGCGCTTTGACGGAGCCCTGAACGTCGACCTGACGGAATTCCAGACCAACCTGGTGCCGTACCCCCGCATCCACTTCCCGCTGGCCACCTACGCCCCGGTCATCTCTGCTGAGAAGGCGTATCACGAGCAGCTCTCGGTGGCCGAGATCACCAACGCCTGCTTCGAGCCGGCCAACCAGATGGTGAAGTGCGACCCGCGGCACGGCAAGTACATGGCGTGCTGCCTGCTGTACCGCGGCGACGTGGTGCCCAAGGACGTCAACGCCGCCATCGCCACCATCAAGACCAAGCGCACCATCCAGTTCGTGGACTGGTGCCCCACCGGTTTCAAGGTGGGCATCAACTACCAGCCGCCCACGGTGGTGCCCGGCGGCGACCTGGCCAAGGTGCAGCGCGCCGTGTGCATGCTGAGCAACACCACGGCCATCGCCGAGGCCTGGGCCCGCCTGGACCACAAGTTTGACCTGATGTACGCCAAGAGAGCGTTCGTGCACTGGTACGTGGGCGAGGGCATGGAGGAGGGGGAGTTCTCGGAGGCCCGTGAGGATATGGCTGCCCTGGAGAAGGATTATGAGGAGGTGGGGGTGGATTCTgtggaaggagagggagaggaggaaggggaggagtaCTAA